One region of Jatrophihabitans cynanchi genomic DNA includes:
- the nicT gene encoding Nickel transporter NicT — MAESAVAAPGERAQSGLDRFRASLNQQDWTSLAGMAGFIVFLHVLGFGLLFGLVVPKHYNLGGDHPVFSVGVGILAYTFGLRHAFDADHIAAVDNTTRKLMADNVERDGGRKPLSVGFWFSLGHSTIVFLLALLLSIGVKALAGPVEQQDSSLHSVTGVIGASVSGTFLWILGILNLIVLAGILKVFREMRAGRYDEQELEEHLNKRGFMNRFLGGLTRSVRKAWHIYPVGVLFGLGFDTATEIGLLVLAGGAAAFNLPFYVILVLPILFAAGMCLADTVDGVFMNAAYGWAFAKPVRKVFYNITITSISVAVALVIGTVELVGVLAEQANITSGPIAAIAGIPLDYAGYAIVALFVLAWFVALLVWRYGRIEEKWTAGLAAADTD; from the coding sequence ATGGCCGAGAGCGCGGTCGCCGCACCCGGCGAACGAGCGCAGTCCGGCCTGGACCGGTTTCGCGCCAGCCTGAACCAGCAGGACTGGACGTCGCTGGCCGGGATGGCCGGCTTCATCGTGTTCCTGCACGTGCTCGGCTTCGGGCTGTTGTTCGGGCTCGTCGTCCCGAAGCACTACAACCTGGGCGGCGACCACCCGGTGTTCAGCGTGGGCGTCGGCATCCTGGCCTACACCTTCGGCCTGCGGCACGCGTTCGACGCCGACCACATCGCCGCGGTCGACAACACCACCCGCAAGCTGATGGCCGACAACGTCGAGCGCGACGGCGGCCGCAAGCCGCTGTCGGTCGGCTTCTGGTTCTCCCTCGGCCACTCGACGATCGTCTTCCTGCTCGCCCTGCTGCTGTCGATCGGCGTGAAGGCACTCGCCGGGCCGGTCGAGCAGCAGGACTCCAGCCTGCACTCGGTCACCGGCGTGATCGGCGCCTCGGTGTCCGGGACGTTCCTGTGGATCCTCGGCATCCTGAACCTGATCGTGCTCGCGGGCATCCTCAAGGTGTTCCGCGAGATGCGGGCCGGGCGTTACGACGAGCAGGAGCTCGAGGAGCACCTGAACAAGCGCGGCTTCATGAACCGGTTCCTCGGCGGGCTGACCAGGTCGGTGCGCAAGGCCTGGCACATCTACCCGGTCGGCGTGCTGTTCGGGCTCGGCTTCGACACCGCCACCGAGATCGGCCTGCTCGTGCTGGCCGGCGGCGCGGCGGCCTTCAACCTGCCGTTCTACGTGATCTTGGTGTTACCGATCCTGTTCGCAGCCGGGATGTGCCTGGCCGACACCGTCGACGGCGTGTTCATGAACGCCGCGTACGGCTGGGCCTTCGCCAAGCCGGTGCGCAAGGTCTTCTACAACATCACGATCACCTCGATCTCCGTCGCGGTCGCGCTCGTGATCGGCACCGTCGAACTTGTCGGGGTGCTCGCCGAGCAGGCGAACATCACCTCCGGCCCGATCGCCGCGATCGCCGGCATCCCGCTGGACTACGCCGGCTACGCGATCGTGGCCCTGTTCGTGCTCGCCTGGTTCGTCGCGCTGCTGGTGTGGCGCTACGGCCGGATCGAGGAGAAGTGGACGGCCGGGCTCGCCGCGGCCGACACCGACTGA
- a CDS encoding helix-turn-helix domain-containing protein: MAADRFLTLADVAEVLNISASQTYALVRSGELVAIKIGGRGQWRVEREQLEQYIARMYDQTRAFVSAHPFVEGQDEHA, translated from the coding sequence ATGGCCGCCGACCGCTTCCTGACGCTCGCCGACGTCGCCGAGGTGCTCAACATCTCCGCCTCGCAGACGTATGCGCTGGTGCGCAGCGGCGAGCTGGTCGCGATCAAGATCGGCGGCCGCGGCCAGTGGCGGGTCGAGCGCGAGCAGTTGGAGCAGTACATCGCGCGGATGTACGACCAGACGCGTGCGTTCGTCAGCGCCCACCCGTTCGTCGAGGGTCAGGACGAGCACGCCTGA
- a CDS encoding SAF domain-containing protein, which translates to MSVSSPTPKRVQTPRWFDLRLAAGIVLVLGSVLIGAKIVSGAHATYRMPALTHDVAAGTTLRAADLQLVQVRLPDHGSGVYVGHSADAVGRRLNRALARGELVPAAALSEAPALTTVSVPIAPGRAPALHPGQRVQLWLSTKLCPSLVLLADVTVQDAHESAGTIGSATGQDIVLSVPAALADRVIAALALQDAAIRAGILTGARHDGANDALPSLSACAAQPS; encoded by the coding sequence GTGAGCGTCTCGTCACCGACCCCGAAACGAGTACAGACGCCACGCTGGTTCGACCTGCGGCTCGCCGCGGGAATCGTGCTGGTGCTGGGCTCGGTGCTGATCGGCGCGAAGATCGTCTCCGGAGCCCACGCGACGTACCGGATGCCCGCCCTCACCCATGACGTCGCGGCCGGCACGACGCTGCGGGCGGCCGACCTGCAGCTGGTGCAGGTACGGCTGCCCGACCACGGCAGCGGCGTCTACGTCGGGCACAGTGCCGACGCGGTGGGGCGCCGGCTGAACCGCGCGCTGGCCAGGGGCGAGCTGGTGCCGGCCGCCGCATTGTCGGAGGCACCGGCCCTCACCACGGTCAGCGTGCCGATCGCGCCGGGTCGTGCGCCGGCCCTGCATCCCGGCCAACGCGTGCAGCTGTGGCTCTCGACCAAACTGTGCCCGTCGCTGGTCCTGCTCGCCGACGTCACCGTGCAGGACGCGCACGAGAGCGCCGGCACGATCGGCTCGGCGACCGGGCAGGACATCGTGCTCAGCGTCCCGGCCGCGCTGGCCGACCGGGTGATCGCCGCCCTTGCGCTCCAGGACGCCGCGATCCGGGCCGGCATCCTGACCGGGGCACGCCACGACGGCGCCAACGACGCGCTGCCGAGCCTGAGCGCCTGCGCGGCGCAGCCGTCGTGA
- a CDS encoding AAA family ATPase: protein MKLPVLTAAGGQAWETSLVAALDGGEFGVSIARRCVDVVDLLSVAATGQARAALVACSLRRLDADAVDRLLAADVAPVAVVPRGDPATEERMRALGIDALVPDDAEPAVVAAVLLDAVRARTQPEAPGRSARLFGDPMTSMAVPPGASAPEPTAPTRRGTLVAVWGPTGAPGRTTLAVTLADEIGRLGLAALLIDADVYGATVAATLGLLDDSPGLAAACRQAAATRLDADALAALCWQLTPGLRVLTGVPLAARWPELRPAAIESALTVARGMADFTVLDCGFNLEADEELSFDTIAPRRNGATLAALAAADVLMVVGSADPIGMQRLVRALADLRELDLPGAVWVVLNRVRPGVVPGDVRAELSGALQRFAGCTPSALLPLDQSSMDAALATGRTLGEARPTAPLRRAVRDLAAALTGVPARSGPRRSHLLPWR from the coding sequence GTGAAGCTGCCCGTGCTCACCGCCGCGGGCGGGCAGGCGTGGGAGACGAGCCTGGTTGCCGCGCTCGACGGCGGCGAGTTCGGGGTGAGCATCGCGCGCCGCTGCGTCGACGTGGTCGACCTGCTCTCGGTCGCCGCGACCGGACAGGCGCGCGCGGCCCTCGTCGCCTGCTCGCTGCGCCGCTTGGACGCGGACGCGGTCGATCGCCTGCTCGCGGCCGACGTCGCGCCCGTCGCAGTCGTGCCGCGCGGCGACCCGGCGACCGAGGAACGGATGCGGGCGCTCGGGATCGACGCCCTGGTGCCCGACGACGCCGAGCCCGCGGTGGTGGCCGCGGTGCTGCTGGACGCGGTCCGGGCGCGCACCCAGCCGGAGGCGCCCGGCCGCTCGGCGCGCCTGTTCGGTGACCCCATGACGTCGATGGCGGTCCCGCCCGGGGCGAGCGCACCGGAGCCGACCGCCCCGACCCGCCGCGGCACGCTGGTGGCGGTATGGGGGCCGACCGGTGCACCCGGGCGGACCACGCTCGCCGTCACGCTCGCCGACGAGATCGGCCGGCTCGGGCTGGCCGCGCTGCTGATCGACGCCGACGTGTACGGCGCGACCGTTGCCGCGACGCTCGGGCTGCTGGACGACTCGCCCGGGCTCGCCGCCGCGTGCCGGCAGGCGGCGGCGACCCGGCTGGATGCCGACGCCCTCGCCGCGCTGTGCTGGCAGCTCACGCCCGGGCTGCGCGTGCTGACCGGCGTCCCGCTCGCCGCGCGCTGGCCCGAGCTGCGCCCGGCCGCGATCGAGTCGGCCCTGACCGTGGCGCGCGGCATGGCCGACTTCACCGTGCTCGACTGCGGCTTCAACCTCGAAGCGGACGAGGAGCTGTCCTTCGACACCATCGCCCCGCGGCGCAACGGGGCGACGTTGGCCGCGCTCGCGGCCGCCGACGTGCTGATGGTGGTCGGCTCGGCCGATCCGATCGGGATGCAGCGGCTGGTGCGCGCCCTGGCGGACCTGCGCGAGCTGGACCTGCCCGGTGCCGTGTGGGTGGTGCTGAACAGGGTGCGGCCGGGCGTCGTGCCCGGCGACGTGCGCGCCGAGCTGTCCGGCGCGTTGCAGCGCTTCGCCGGCTGCACGCCGAGTGCGCTGCTGCCCCTGGACCAATCCTCGATGGACGCCGCGCTCGCGACCGGCCGCACGCTCGGCGAGGCACGGCCGACGGCACCGTTGCGCCGGGCGGTGCGCGATCTCGCGGCGGCGTTGACCGGTGTCCCGGCCCGTTCCGGCCCTCGCCGGTCGCACCTTCTGCCGTGGCGCTGA
- a CDS encoding patatin-like phospholipase family protein, producing MSPEATPRRAIVLGGGGVLGFAWTLGALAAVQEFAGFDARDVDLTVGTSAGAVVAGLLGCGISVEELCRHHQGIPTPDDPVIPYAYDGTGASLPPRPRLRPGAPRLALDGLRHPRRMAPLVALSGLLPEGAGTLEPVHALLAEVCADTGYADRWPERPRPWIVTVDYSTGSRVVFGRDDFAPRRDGSARAVRRARLADAVTASSSIPGWYPPTVIDSVPYVDGGVASNASLDLLIGTAVDEVFVLAPMGGAGTDRPRTVVQRIERAVRRTIARTIARDATALRARGVRVRVVEPQPEDLAVMGLNLMNAAPRRDVLETARRTAAEQLRRQRISAGQSAGSSTGDGSGRHVSGGSA from the coding sequence GTGAGTCCGGAGGCAACGCCCAGGCGAGCGATCGTGCTCGGCGGTGGCGGCGTGCTCGGGTTCGCGTGGACGCTCGGCGCGCTCGCCGCTGTCCAGGAGTTCGCCGGCTTCGATGCCCGCGACGTGGACCTCACGGTCGGCACCTCGGCCGGCGCGGTGGTCGCCGGGCTGCTCGGCTGCGGGATCTCCGTCGAGGAGCTGTGCCGGCACCACCAGGGCATCCCGACGCCGGACGACCCGGTGATCCCGTACGCCTACGACGGCACCGGCGCCTCGCTGCCGCCGCGACCGAGACTGCGCCCCGGGGCGCCGCGGCTGGCCCTGGACGGGCTGCGCCACCCGCGGCGGATGGCGCCCCTGGTGGCGTTGTCCGGCCTGCTGCCCGAGGGTGCCGGCACGCTGGAGCCGGTGCACGCCCTGCTCGCCGAGGTCTGCGCGGACACCGGATACGCCGATCGCTGGCCGGAGCGGCCCCGGCCGTGGATCGTCACCGTCGACTACTCGACCGGTTCCCGGGTGGTCTTCGGCAGGGACGACTTCGCCCCGCGACGGGACGGTTCGGCGCGGGCGGTCCGGCGCGCGCGGCTCGCCGACGCGGTGACCGCGTCCAGCTCGATTCCGGGCTGGTACCCGCCGACGGTGATCGACTCCGTGCCCTACGTCGACGGTGGCGTGGCCTCGAACGCCTCGTTGGACCTGCTGATCGGCACCGCGGTGGACGAGGTGTTCGTCCTGGCGCCGATGGGCGGCGCCGGCACCGACCGGCCGCGCACCGTGGTGCAGCGCATCGAGCGGGCGGTGCGCCGCACCATCGCGCGCACCATCGCTCGCGATGCAACCGCCCTGCGCGCGCGCGGCGTGCGGGTGCGCGTGGTCGAGCCGCAACCGGAGGACCTCGCCGTGATGGGCCTGAACCTGATGAACGCGGCACCGCGCCGCGACGTGCTGGAGACCGCCCGCCGCACCGCTGCCGAGCAGCTGCGCAGGCAGCGGATCTCCGCCGGCCAGAGCGCGGGCAGCAGTACCGGGGACGGCAGCGGCCGGCACGTATCCGGAGGCAGCGCGTGA
- a CDS encoding DUF6912 family protein, whose protein sequence is MRIYLPATSAGLRALLDDGELGPAPLTAFAVTPGLREWYHDDDVEALEYAALSEAARASLRLIDADATAAWRRVVVALDAAEDQVEVRDDLDRGVVRLAAPVIAAQVASVHVDDADAEPAVTAAAGAITAADLGDEGAQEKVDDADGFELSWYAPQELEQLLASF, encoded by the coding sequence GTGAGGATCTACCTGCCGGCCACCTCGGCCGGCTTGCGGGCGCTGCTGGACGACGGCGAGCTCGGCCCGGCGCCGCTGACCGCGTTCGCCGTCACCCCGGGCCTTCGCGAGTGGTACCACGATGATGACGTGGAGGCACTGGAGTACGCCGCGTTGAGCGAGGCGGCCCGCGCGTCGCTGCGGCTGATCGACGCCGACGCGACGGCAGCGTGGCGGCGCGTGGTCGTGGCACTGGACGCCGCCGAGGACCAGGTCGAGGTGCGTGACGACCTGGACCGCGGCGTGGTGCGGCTGGCCGCGCCCGTGATCGCGGCGCAGGTGGCGTCCGTCCACGTCGACGACGCGGACGCCGAGCCCGCCGTGACCGCCGCCGCGGGGGCGATCACCGCCGCGGACCTCGGCGACGAGGGCGCGCAGGAGAAGGTCGACGACGCCGACGGCTTCGAGCTGTCGTGGTACGCCCCCCAGGAGCTCGAGCAGCTGCTCGCCTCGTTCTGA
- the pruA gene encoding L-glutamate gamma-semialdehyde dehydrogenase, giving the protein MDAVTRPPVPVNEPVLDYAAGSPERSRLAAELAAQAAGPVELTMTIGGTQRMAAGDRVPVRAPHRHELLLGETAQATGADVEAAIGAALTAAPAWRELPFDERAAIFLRAADLLSGPWRARLNAATMLGQSKTVQQAEIDSVCELADFLRFNVHFARTILQEQPQSSTGVWNRTDHRPLEGFVLAITPFNFTAIAGNLPSAPALLGNVVVWKPSPTQQLAAHHTMRLFEAAGLPPGVLNMITGDGAAVSEVAVPHPALAGIHFTGSTATFQRLWSAVGANIGRYAGYPRVVGETGGKDFVVAHPSADPAALVTALVRGAFEYQGQKCSAASRAYLPRSLWESRVRDELAAVTESLSYGDVVDFDNFGAAVIDLRAFTRLAGVQERLKADSGARILAGGTSEDRDGWFVRPTVVQLEDPTHDAFATEYFGPVLAVHVYEDSAWSDTLVQLESASRYALTGAVFARDRAAVLEAAHVLRFAAGNFYVNDKPTGAVVGQQPFGGARASGTNDKAGSMLNLLRWVSPRSIKETFVPATDHRYPHMG; this is encoded by the coding sequence ATGGATGCCGTCACCCGCCCACCGGTACCGGTCAACGAGCCGGTGCTCGACTACGCCGCGGGCAGCCCCGAGCGGTCCCGCCTGGCCGCCGAACTCGCCGCGCAGGCGGCCGGTCCGGTCGAGCTGACGATGACGATCGGCGGCACGCAGCGGATGGCCGCGGGTGACCGCGTGCCGGTGCGCGCGCCGCACCGGCACGAGCTGCTGCTCGGCGAGACAGCGCAGGCGACCGGTGCCGACGTGGAGGCGGCGATCGGCGCGGCGCTCACCGCCGCGCCGGCCTGGCGGGAGCTGCCGTTCGACGAGCGCGCCGCGATCTTCCTGCGGGCCGCCGACCTGCTGTCCGGGCCGTGGCGGGCCCGGCTGAACGCGGCCACCATGCTCGGCCAGTCCAAGACCGTGCAGCAGGCCGAGATCGACTCCGTCTGCGAGCTGGCCGACTTCCTGCGCTTCAACGTGCACTTCGCCCGGACGATCCTGCAGGAGCAGCCGCAGAGCTCGACCGGGGTGTGGAACCGCACGGACCACCGGCCGCTGGAGGGGTTCGTCCTGGCGATCACCCCGTTCAACTTCACCGCGATCGCCGGCAACCTGCCGTCGGCGCCTGCGCTGCTCGGCAACGTCGTGGTGTGGAAGCCGTCGCCGACCCAGCAGCTCGCGGCGCACCACACGATGCGCCTGTTCGAGGCGGCCGGGCTGCCGCCGGGCGTGCTCAACATGATCACCGGTGACGGTGCGGCGGTGAGCGAGGTGGCGGTGCCGCACCCCGCGCTGGCCGGCATCCACTTCACCGGCTCGACCGCGACCTTCCAGCGCCTCTGGTCGGCGGTCGGGGCGAACATCGGCCGCTACGCCGGCTACCCCCGGGTGGTCGGCGAGACCGGCGGCAAGGACTTCGTCGTGGCGCACCCCTCGGCCGACCCGGCCGCGCTGGTGACCGCCCTCGTGCGCGGGGCCTTCGAGTACCAGGGACAGAAGTGCTCGGCGGCCTCGCGCGCGTACCTGCCGCGCTCGCTGTGGGAGTCGCGGGTGCGCGACGAGCTCGCCGCGGTCACCGAATCGCTCAGCTACGGCGACGTCGTCGACTTCGACAACTTCGGCGCGGCCGTGATCGACCTGCGCGCGTTCACCCGGCTGGCCGGCGTGCAGGAACGGCTCAAGGCCGACAGCGGTGCCCGGATCCTCGCCGGTGGCACCAGCGAGGACCGTGACGGCTGGTTCGTGCGACCCACCGTCGTCCAGCTCGAGGACCCGACGCACGACGCGTTCGCGACCGAGTACTTCGGCCCGGTGCTCGCCGTGCACGTGTACGAGGACTCGGCGTGGAGCGACACCCTGGTGCAGCTGGAGTCGGCGTCGCGGTACGCGCTCACCGGCGCGGTGTTCGCGCGCGACCGTGCCGCCGTTCTGGAGGCCGCGCACGTGCTGCGCTTCGCGGCCGGGAACTTCTACGTCAACGACAAGCCGACCGGCGCGGTCGTCGGGCAGCAGCCGTTCGGCGGGGCCCGCGCCTCGGGCACGAACGACAAGGCCGGCTCGATGCTGAACCTGCTGCGCTGGGTGTCGCCGCGCTCGATCAAGGAGACGTTCGTCCCGGCCACCGACCACAGGTACCCGCACATGGGCTGA
- a CDS encoding FtsK/SpoIIIE domain-containing protein, with protein MRIDVTIRDRDGTEHDAAIPAGACSGARTGAVVSGGLVVPPAPVVTGQYRLEVVGGPDAGRAIALGPGPARIGRHRDSTLVLADPDVSRRHAEVWVGTAGPQVRELGSANGSWIEGEPVTGRPVALAPGRYLRLGDTVLCVRRGTDRPALTRDAPDGAVLLNRPPVPAARAPEVEITLPAPPCEPAPQHLPWLAALIPAAAGAGLALAFHSIQFLLFTALSPVALLATALGDRWHRRRTRRKNLATHRQGTGEAVRRLAAALDAETTTRRARDPDPAAVLAIATLPGARLWARPGEDAVRLRVGLGRQEAHTRVRDGPVTRPAGTVELVPIVIGLSDGPIGIAAPAPIAAGIARCLVGQLCAHHPPAQLRLALLLSPASEPGWRWARWLPHLGGRVATAPGEHAALVAELARAAAQPGRLVLVVDRHGVLADTPGLPDLLAAGTTSALCVDEREAALPAVCTSVLAATGESGNRAVLRTGVTRCEVIADRVGPDWADRLARALAPLRDSGSRPDAAVPERCRLLPLLGEELDRDRCVTRWAADTGGLDTVLGLGAAGPCVVDLARDGPHALVAGTTGSGKSEVLRALVAGLAIRHSPDAVTFVLIDYKGGAAFAECARLPHTVGVVTDLDPHLARRALRSLTAELTRRERLLAAVAARDLEEYRAAGAAAPLPRLVIVVDEFAELAGELAEFVTGLVGIARRGRSLGVHLVLATQRPGGSISAEIRTNTALRICLRVSDPGESRDVIGTDDAAAITPRTPGRAYLQLAGGAPVPVQVAHLGGDPYAGVPSVPLDHWRRPAPAPAHADDSGGNDLPAVVAALRAAAMRAGIAEPHAPWLPPLPERVKAADLTGGTETQVPLGLLDLPTQQCRRALFADLSAPQSLLIAGAPRTGRTSALLTLAVGAAAQLPPDRLQLYAIDFAGGGLGALGMLPHTGSLVGPDATTAALLVRRLRTEAGRRREAPGPPPPVLLLLDGWEEFSAAVDELDAGGTTDALLELLRAGPSAGFSTAIAGGPGTFAPRLAGQVGVRLLLPLSDRNDAALAGVAPAQLPTRACPGRAVRVGDAAELQLAHLGAAPTEAEQQRAIARARTRWRDSPRATGAVRVRPLPPQVELDALPARAGRVLLGVGGDAAAPVAVDLFAGQARLLVAGPPRSGRSTVLRLLLLQLLALDVPMLVAAPARSPLTALAIERDVPVLRPGEQPPDRPAPRAVLVDDSAAFLDAAAGEALTTLVRDGPAGLAAVAAGDSSELAITFRGVGAEVRRSRCAVLLAPGPADGELAGVRLPRRRGDAPPGRGVLVGDPAWGPGFGAGPIPIQVALP; from the coding sequence ATGCGTATCGACGTCACCATCCGCGACCGGGACGGCACCGAGCACGACGCCGCGATCCCGGCGGGCGCGTGCTCGGGAGCGCGCACCGGGGCGGTCGTGAGCGGCGGCCTGGTCGTTCCACCCGCTCCCGTCGTGACCGGCCAGTACCGGCTGGAGGTCGTCGGTGGCCCGGACGCCGGCCGCGCGATCGCGCTCGGTCCGGGCCCGGCGCGCATCGGCCGCCACCGTGACAGCACGCTGGTCCTGGCCGATCCGGACGTCTCCCGCCGGCACGCCGAGGTGTGGGTCGGGACGGCGGGGCCGCAGGTGCGCGAGCTGGGCTCGGCCAACGGCAGCTGGATCGAGGGTGAGCCGGTCACCGGGCGGCCGGTCGCGCTCGCTCCGGGGCGGTACCTGCGCCTCGGCGACACGGTGCTGTGCGTGCGCCGCGGCACCGATCGGCCGGCCCTGACGCGTGACGCGCCGGACGGTGCCGTGCTGCTGAACCGGCCGCCGGTTCCCGCCGCGCGGGCGCCGGAGGTCGAGATCACGCTCCCCGCCCCGCCGTGCGAGCCGGCGCCGCAGCACCTGCCGTGGCTTGCTGCGCTCATCCCCGCCGCGGCAGGAGCGGGGTTGGCGCTCGCATTCCACTCGATCCAGTTCCTGCTGTTCACGGCGCTGTCGCCGGTGGCCCTGCTCGCGACCGCTCTCGGCGATCGGTGGCACCGGCGTCGCACCCGCCGCAAGAATCTCGCCACGCACCGGCAAGGCACGGGCGAGGCCGTCCGGCGACTGGCGGCCGCGCTGGACGCCGAAACGACCACGCGGCGAGCGCGCGACCCTGATCCGGCCGCCGTGCTCGCGATCGCCACGCTGCCCGGCGCGCGGCTGTGGGCTCGGCCGGGCGAGGACGCCGTGCGGCTGCGTGTGGGGCTCGGCCGGCAAGAGGCACACACCCGGGTGCGCGACGGCCCGGTGACCCGCCCGGCCGGCACCGTCGAGCTGGTGCCGATCGTGATCGGCCTGTCCGACGGCCCGATCGGCATCGCGGCGCCCGCGCCGATCGCGGCCGGCATCGCCCGATGCCTGGTGGGTCAGTTGTGCGCGCACCATCCACCGGCCCAGCTGCGGCTCGCCCTGTTGCTGTCGCCGGCGAGCGAGCCGGGCTGGCGCTGGGCACGGTGGCTGCCGCATCTCGGCGGCCGGGTGGCGACGGCGCCGGGCGAGCACGCGGCCCTCGTCGCCGAGCTTGCCCGGGCGGCGGCGCAGCCTGGCCGTCTGGTGCTCGTTGTGGACCGCCACGGCGTGCTCGCCGATACCCCCGGCCTGCCGGACCTGCTGGCCGCCGGCACGACCAGCGCGCTGTGCGTCGACGAGCGGGAGGCCGCGCTGCCCGCGGTCTGTACGAGCGTGCTCGCGGCGACCGGCGAGAGTGGCAACCGGGCTGTGCTGCGGACCGGTGTGACGCGCTGCGAGGTCATCGCCGACCGGGTCGGTCCGGACTGGGCCGACCGCCTCGCCCGGGCACTGGCCCCGCTGCGCGACAGCGGCTCGCGGCCGGACGCGGCCGTGCCGGAGCGTTGCCGGCTGCTGCCGCTGCTGGGCGAGGAGCTGGATCGGGACAGGTGCGTGACGCGGTGGGCGGCCGACACCGGTGGCCTGGACACCGTGCTCGGCCTCGGCGCAGCCGGTCCCTGCGTGGTCGACCTCGCCCGCGACGGCCCGCACGCGCTGGTGGCGGGAACGACCGGATCGGGCAAGTCCGAGGTGCTCCGTGCGCTGGTCGCCGGCCTGGCGATCCGGCACAGCCCGGATGCGGTCACCTTCGTGCTGATCGACTACAAGGGCGGCGCCGCGTTCGCCGAGTGCGCCCGGCTGCCGCACACGGTCGGTGTCGTCACCGACCTCGACCCGCACCTCGCCCGGCGCGCGTTGCGCTCCCTGACGGCCGAGCTGACCCGGCGCGAGCGGCTACTGGCCGCAGTCGCCGCGCGCGACCTCGAGGAGTACCGGGCGGCCGGCGCCGCTGCGCCGTTGCCGCGGCTGGTCATCGTCGTGGACGAGTTCGCCGAACTGGCCGGTGAGCTGGCCGAGTTCGTCACCGGGCTGGTGGGGATCGCCCGCCGCGGTCGCTCCCTGGGCGTGCACCTGGTGCTCGCCACACAGCGTCCCGGCGGGTCGATCTCGGCAGAGATCCGCACGAACACCGCGCTGCGGATCTGCCTGCGGGTGAGCGACCCGGGCGAGTCGCGTGACGTGATCGGCACCGACGACGCAGCTGCGATCACCCCACGTACGCCGGGCCGGGCCTACCTGCAGCTAGCCGGCGGCGCACCGGTACCCGTGCAGGTCGCGCACCTCGGCGGCGACCCCTACGCCGGAGTCCCGTCCGTGCCGCTCGATCACTGGCGTCGGCCGGCGCCGGCGCCCGCGCACGCCGACGACAGCGGCGGCAACGACCTGCCTGCGGTGGTGGCGGCGCTGCGCGCGGCGGCCATGCGGGCCGGCATCGCCGAACCACACGCCCCGTGGCTGCCGCCGCTTCCCGAGAGGGTCAAGGCGGCCGACCTCACCGGCGGTACCGAGACACAGGTGCCGCTCGGGCTGCTGGATCTGCCCACCCAGCAGTGCCGGCGGGCACTGTTCGCGGACCTGTCCGCGCCGCAGTCGTTGCTCATCGCCGGCGCTCCGCGCACCGGCCGCACGTCCGCGCTGCTCACCCTTGCTGTCGGCGCGGCGGCGCAGCTGCCGCCGGATCGCCTGCAGCTCTACGCCATCGACTTCGCCGGCGGCGGGCTCGGAGCGCTCGGCATGCTGCCGCACACCGGTTCGCTCGTCGGCCCGGACGCCACCACCGCCGCGTTGCTGGTGCGCCGGCTGCGCACCGAAGCCGGCCGGCGGCGCGAGGCACCGGGGCCGCCGCCACCGGTGCTGCTGCTGCTGGACGGGTGGGAGGAGTTCAGCGCGGCGGTCGACGAACTGGACGCGGGCGGCACCACCGACGCGCTGCTCGAACTGCTGCGTGCCGGGCCCAGCGCGGGGTTCAGCACCGCGATCGCCGGCGGCCCCGGCACGTTCGCGCCACGGCTGGCCGGCCAGGTGGGCGTGCGCCTGCTGTTGCCGCTGAGCGACCGCAACGACGCCGCCCTCGCCGGCGTCGCACCCGCCCAGCTGCCCACCCGCGCGTGCCCCGGCCGGGCGGTGCGGGTGGGCGACGCGGCCGAGCTCCAGCTGGCGCACCTCGGCGCGGCGCCGACGGAAGCCGAGCAGCAGCGCGCGATCGCGCGGGCACGCACGCGCTGGCGCGACAGCCCGCGCGCGACCGGGGCCGTGCGGGTGCGTCCGCTGCCGCCGCAGGTCGAGTTGGACGCGCTGCCCGCACGCGCAGGTCGGGTGCTGCTGGGCGTGGGCGGCGATGCGGCCGCGCCCGTCGCGGTCGACCTGTTCGCCGGGCAGGCCCGGCTGCTGGTGGCCGGGCCGCCGCGCTCCGGGCGCTCGACCGTGCTGCGCCTGCTGTTGCTGCAACTGCTCGCCCTGGACGTGCCGATGCTGGTGGCCGCCCCGGCGCGCTCACCGCTCACGGCGCTGGCGATCGAACGGGACGTCCCGGTGCTGCGGCCCGGCGAGCAGCCGCCGGACCGGCCGGCCCCGCGGGCCGTACTGGTCGATGACAGCGCCGCCTTCCTGGACGCGGCCGCGGGCGAGGCGCTGACGACCTTGGTGCGCGACGGCCCGGCCGGTCTCGCCGCGGTCGCCGCCGGGGACAGCAGCGAGCTGGCGATCACGTTCCGGGGTGTGGGCGCCGAGGTGCGGCGCAGCCGGTGCGCCGTGCTGCTGGCACCCGGCCCGGCCGACGGGGAGCTGGCCGGTGTGCGGCTGCCCCGCCGGCGCGGCGACGCTCCGCCCGGGCGGGGCGTCCTGGTCGGCGACCCCGCGTGGGGTCCCGGGTTCGGCGCCGGCCCGATCCCGATCCAGGTGGCGCTGCCGTGA
- a CDS encoding WXG100 family type VII secretion target, whose translation MPGLKVTPSQLAALGTAVSRVSAEVRGQHQGLKGQLSPLFGAEWSGTAAAQFAALYEQFDQHARGMSDALDGIGQLLAHAGAAYAEVEQQIAASFR comes from the coding sequence ATGCCAGGACTGAAGGTCACGCCGAGCCAGCTCGCCGCACTGGGCACTGCTGTCAGCCGGGTGTCGGCCGAGGTGCGCGGCCAGCACCAAGGCCTCAAGGGCCAGCTGTCGCCGCTGTTCGGCGCCGAGTGGTCGGGTACCGCGGCAGCACAGTTCGCCGCACTGTACGAGCAGTTCGACCAGCACGCGCGCGGCATGTCCGACGCGCTCGACGGCATCGGGCAGCTGCTCGCCCACGCCGGCGCGGCCTACGCCGAGGTCGAGCAACAGATCGCGGCGTCGTTCCGCTGA